CCGGAAGAAGGGATAATAGAGATAATTAAAGATCTTGTAAACGTAATCAGCATTGTTTATATACTTTGAGAACTGCATCGTTTTCTACTTCCAAGAGCTTCAACAAGATTTTCAATTCGGGAAATTTTGATTCCATGAACAGGTATTGTCTAGATGATAACCTACAGTTGCAAACTTTTCTTGACGAACAAACATCTTCGACATCCAAGGGGTTCGAAGGGTCTCAATTttcagaaacaaaattatcCTGGCTTCCAGATGTGATAAAAGATTTTATCTTACCTTCGGGATTCCCAGGTACCTATAATCCGTagattcttttcctttctcacTTAATAATTTCTTCGTTCAACTTTTTTGTTAATTGATGTTTCCAAGCCAGAATATTTGGTTTCTACGTTGATTCATTCAATTAGATGTATTCCGTTTTTCTAATTgggttattttcttttttaacctcTTTGTTTCTATATCACGTACATCAATCTAGCAAAGATTAGAATTATCAGTTTGCTCAATCCCTCTGGAGTCCGTGGATGAGATTGTTTGATGTTTGTGGAGCTAGGAATAGAGATGGTAGATCTATGATGGAGGAGGTGCTTCCAAATCATCCTTTTTGGGAGAAGGGTTAAGTGTTGTTCTTGAGTTTCTTTGTCATTTTGTGGTGCATTTGGCTTGAGAGGAACAAGATAATCTTTTGAGAGATAGAGATATCGTGTAAGGAGGTGTGGGAGGCGGCTAGATTTATTGCCTCCGTGTGAGTGTCGGTCGCTAGGCCGTTCTGTAATTATGAGATTgatcttgtttgttttttttttttttttttttttttttttttttttttttttttttNTGTATATCCTtgtattttcattcatttctctCCATAAAAGTACGGTTTCTTACCtaataaagtaataaaataaaaacaataaattttccTCTTTATCCGTCTCTGGATTCCCACCAATTAGAAAAGGAACTCTAAACTTTCCATCTTTTGCATTaatctagatattttaaaatctcttCATTTCTGTACATATTATTCAAATCAAGGCTGCAACAATACCGACCCACTAGATTTTAGTCTTCCTAGTTATATCATGTGGCCGATGAGCATTTGGGATGGGGGTAAATATCACTGACCTAAGAAACTATGAGCATATGATTAACAAATGTAAtatctcaaaaaaaatttctggCAGTATTTCGTTATACCTGCTCTCTTACAATTATATTGTTTTCATTGCAGAATCAGTGTCGGACGATTACTTACAGTACATGATACTGCAGTTCCCCACTAATGTTACTGGATGGATCTGCCATACGTTGGTCACATCCAGTCTACTAAAGGTAGATAATTAAGAAACTAGAATTCAACTTAATTGATAAATATTGCTAAAAGTACAGTTTCATTCTATTATAGTGGTTCTCTTagcaagaaggaaaagaaaaggtccTTAACAGTATTTATTCCACTCTTTTATTGACTATTTGCAGGCAGTTGGTATAGGCTCCTTCTCTGGAACTACTGCAGCTGCATCTGCTGCTGCCATCAGGTTTCTAAGTTTTCCCATAACATTTCTTTAGGCATCCTCCGTGAGCAATTTGTCTTTGAACTTTGTCTATGTAATAATGGACGCTTTGCACAATCTTTTGGCATGTATTGTACCCTATGCAATCATTGgtttattgtttaaaaaaaaaatcaaactattGTATGCCACTACAGTCTTGTAATAGACTCTAATGTACGTTATTTTATTGACTACGCAGATGGGTCTCCAAGGATGGCATTGGAGCTGTTGGACGCTTATTCATTGGTCTGGAATCATAAAGAGATCTAAAAATATGGAAGGttatattgaatttttcagtGAGTGTTGCCATCCTTTCCAGGTGGACGGTTTGGTAATCTTTTTGATGATGATCCAAAACAATGGCGCATGTACGCAGACTTCATTGGCAGTGGGGGAAGGTGCCATTTTCCAAGCTCTATTTGACAATGAAATTGTTGATTTactattaaaattgtaaaaccTTAAATTGTAATTGCCTGTGATGCACAGCATCTTTGATCTTGCTACTCCACTGTATCCAAGCTATTTTCTACCATTGGCTTCTCTTGGAAATCTTACCAAGGTATTTTACAGTACTAGTGGTGTTTCTGTTTTATGATTGCAAATTATGTAGAAAATCATAAAAAGACCATGTTGTTAATAATTATGCATTTATCATTAGTTTCTTAAACTGAAGGAAACTTCTTGATGATTGGAGTTTGAAACGTCTGCTAACAGTAATAATTGGTGTCCATTCTGATTCTGAAACTATGTAGGCTGTTGCAAGAGGACTGAAAGATCCTTCATTTCGAGTTATTCAAAGCCATTTTGCAATTTCAGGAAATTTGGGAGAAATAGCAGCAAAGGTATACACTAATCCTTTCTAATTTCTTCATCATGCAAAATTCATATCTGAATATTATGTTTATACATAAACTGCATATTTTTGCTATCGAAATAATTTAGGATGCAAAAGTCTTCACATTTTATCTATACATCTATACAAAGAGGCACAAGGAGGCATTCGACATCTCAGTCATGGAATCCTAAATTTAAACATCCGGTTTTCATTGTTATAAAGTTTGCTAAGAATGTAACAGAAGGTATAGAGACTAGGGAAGTAGTGGATGAGATTTTCACAGGACATATTTGGCAGTCCAATTAGGAAAAGCATAAACTATATAATTCAAAGCTCACTCACATTAGTCAACTTCCTGATTCCTGGCATATTATAATTACAAGGGAATTAGGAATAGAGATGTTCCATATTATTTTCAGATATTTTTCCCAAAGTTTTGCTACTCATTCCTTACTTCAATGTATCAGGAAGAAGTTTGGGAAGTAGTTGCACAGCTACTCGGTCTCGCCCTTGGCATCCTAATCTTGGTATATCTTGTAAAAATTTGTATCTTTCAGAATGTAATCTCATTCGAAACCAATGACTGCATGATTTTCTGAACTAATTGTCTTTCTTATTGTCAACTTAGGATACACCAGGACTTGTAAATTCACATTCAGTGTTAtcattgacatggttaagCATGCGACTTCTGCATCTTTGGTTTCGATACCAATCACTTGCTGTCTTGCATTTTAACACCGTAAGGGCATGGCAAGAGTCATTGTATATTGTGTACATACAGAAATGTACTCGTTAGGTTTCGTTTCTGGTTTGGGAAGTATATGGGAATAAAATTATTCTCCTGATACATTGAAGTGTATCTCAGTACtaagttattattttattttactaacAGATAAATCTGAAGCGTGCTCGTATTCTAGTAAGGGCTCACATTTTGCACAACAAAGTTCCAGGTAATTGATATTCAGGCTGTCTGTGTTGTCTAAGAGAAATTTAAGACATGATTGACATAAATTGACCCAAGTGTTTAATTAAAGATAAGAATGAGGAAATTGCTGAAACTAACCTGAGAAGAGAAAACtctataaaagaaattacctggtttttcaaaaatggtttttcaaaaatggtttttcttctctttcagtGGTGAAATTTCCCTTTTGCccttgtttttaaaataacataaaacgTCAGACTTCAGACTTTCTCTACTCTCTGTCTTTCTCTCAAATGTTTCAGCAACTGTTCTTGCTCTCTACCATTTTCAACCATTCTTCGTTGTTTCTTTGCTTCTCCATCTTCGATTGAAGGTATGTTCATATTGTCGACtccatttctaaaatttaggAGGGTTTAGAAAACTAGGGTTGTTAGTCAAACCAACATGAATCGTCTCTGGAATTTGTTTGTTGTCTAATAAATGGGGAAgttgtcaaattttgtttatctGTATATATAAGTGGTTTTTGTCATTGTTTGAGCAATGGATTAgccatgtttttatttttgttgtatttCAAACATTTGACAACTTCCTCACTATTATAcaataatcaaatttcaaagatgGTTCGTGTTGGTTCAGCTTACAATCCTAGTTTTCAAAACCCTCCTAAATTTCAGAAATGGAATCGACGGTATGAACAATATACCCTAAATCAAAGATGGAGAACCAATGCAACAATGAAGAACAATTGAAAGGGGTAGAGAGCAATAATAGCTACTGAACTGTTCGAGAGGAAAAGCTGAAAGTTCGACGTTTTAGGGTTTGGTGTTATTTTATGGCAGGGATCAAGAGGAAAATtcaccatttaaaaaaaaaagtaagaaaaccCCCACTTTTGAAAAACCCTGGTCATTTTGTGATTAGAGATTGTTGTCgtatcttttttaatataatggttatttatttattggcaGATGGTGAGGGGTCTTTTAGCTGTGTATgaatatattatgatatgaaagAATGATGCATTGTGGCTGGATCTtgcttttgttaatttatcATTGACTCTTTCTTTACACGCCTGTGCCATTTTTCTGGAGAACCCTTAAAATTGTCCCCTCCCCTTTAGTATGCccgtttttttttcccctcttgTTTTCACCGTTTCTATTTGGTGATATTCGCAGTTTCGATGATCAATTCTATAATTCACATTGGTTCTTTTCCTATAGTCTATTGTTGACATCGACATTTGGTTTTCAAATGCTTTTTGGTTGCCTCATTCTTCTCTGCAGCATTGCTAAAACAACCCAACTTTTCTCCTGCACCGGCAagttatttattatacataCTACAAGTATGATCGACATGTCAGTAGCTTTCTTTCAGGAACAGTTGACTGCAACAGCCAAGAGAACATATTGGTGTGGGAAAGATTTACCAGGCCATCAATTATCTTTGGTGTATCATTGGAGGAGATGATGGGTGGTGATAGATCGTCTTCCACGGTATTCTTCTACTCCTCGCTCCcctcccacatcgattagctTCAGTATATTCGtgccaaattttcttttgtagaaTGTACAACACAGATGGAAAGCAACTTGAAATGTTGCTTGAGGTCTTAAAAGTGGGGTGATTTGGTTCGGTTTGGTTTATGATGATAGCTGCATTTACCATTCCATCATTTGTCAAGAAAAGCATCAATTTGAACTATTTTCCCTGCGTAGGTGATGAAACTTCTGAAATTATATGCCAATGAGAAATACATCCTCATGCTGAACTCACAAGGCAAAGACTTAAAAGTATTTGTTTCCTTTAAGGTATTCATGAAACCAATTCTCATgaaaaattttgaggattaTTTGCTTGTAATGTACTAGCTAGTGGCTAACTCCTAAGAACTTCTATGCAGGTGGGTGCCTCTAGCATGTCAGTCTTACGAAGTATTTGGCAGACTTACTGGCTGGACAAGCACTGGGATAGCACGGAGGGCGTTGTCAATCAGCTTGCACGTAGCCTATCGGAAATGGAAGACAAGTTTAATGACTTTATGCAACTGTTGGAGGGAGGTGGATGGGATACACATCAATTGAGTTTGAAGGTACCAAACAACGTCCTAATcgatttttgttaattaatctTGTACTTATTGGACCTTCGAGGTTTCAAGGGTTCATAAATTTGAGAAGTTTCTGCATCTCTACTATTACACTTAAAATCAACATCCTACCTCTACCCCTCTAAATTTTGTCGACCAAATTCTTAATAACAAGTCTAAGGAAGAATTATTGGTTAGAAGGAAGAATTAGGATTGGCGTAGGTGCCATGGATGAAATACTAGGGGCATAGGTGCCGACCATATATGTTCCTATTTTGATAGGAAACGATATATCAGTATTGAGATCTTTGTTCTTGGTCAATTTTGTGTTATCTAATTTGATGCCTCatcccattttctttttattaaattacaaatttataccATCAACTTTGTCGAGTCTAATAagcctttaaaatttaaaaatatctaatatcaCCGACTTGAACATAAATTCAATTCATTAAAACATATATCATTGACCtataaataagttaaaacTGGGATTCTTGCATTCTAGTCGAGGATGGAAACGGGATTTCCCCTACCATATATACTTATCTTGCTTTTGTTGTTATACGTGTATACGCAGGTTATTAGacaaacattttgttttgtatgcATCTAATAAGTACAAAAAGTTTAGGTATTACTTACCATTCTtgtctc
This sequence is a window from Cucurbita pepo subsp. pepo cultivar mu-cu-16 chromosome LG19, ASM280686v2, whole genome shotgun sequence. Protein-coding genes within it:
- the LOC111780986 gene encoding protein root UVB sensitive 5 isoform X3, with the translated sequence MNRYCLDDNLQLQTFLDEQTSSTSKGFEGSQFSETKLSWLPDVIKDFILPSGFPESVSDDYLQYMILQFPTNVTGWICHTLVTSSLLKAVGIGSFSGTTAAASAAAIRWVSKDGIGAVGRLFIGGRFGNLFDDDPKQWRMYADFIGSGGSIFDLATPLYPSYFLPLASLGNLTKAVARGLKDPSFRVIQSHFAISGNLGEIAAKEEVWEVVAQLLGLALGILILDTPGLVNSHSVLSLTWLSMRLLHLWFRYQSLAVLHFNTINLKRARILVRAHILHNKVPGTVDCNSQENILVWERFTRPSIIFGVSLEEMMGGDRSSSTVMKLLKLYANEKYILMLNSQGKDLKVFVSFKVGASSMSVLRSIWQTYWLDKHWDSTEGVVNQLARSLSEMEDKFNDFMQLLEGGGWDTHQLSLKVPNNVLIDFC
- the LOC111780986 gene encoding protein root UVB sensitive 5 isoform X2 produces the protein MSSAVQLSLPTCAFESSSLIHSGRLRSRRQIFCNQTDFRGGGNDEKNGVDCGRGHSQRRVILVEKYGNSAVKKYCLDDNLQLQTFLDEQTSSTSKGFEGSQFSETKLSWLPDVIKDFILPSGFPESVSDDYLQYMILQFPTNVTGWICHTLVTSSLLKAVGIGSFSGTTAAASAAAIRWVSKDGIGAVGRLFIGGRFGNLFDDDPKQWRMYADFIGSGGSIFDLATPLYPSYFLPLASLGNLTKAVARGLKDPSFRVIQSHFAISGNLGEIAAKEEVWEVVAQLLGLALGILILDTPGLVNSHSVLSLTWLSMRLLHLWFRYQSLAVLHFNTINLKRARILVRAHILHNKVPVDCNSQENILVWERFTRPSIIFGVSLEEMMGGDRSSSTVMKLLKLYANEKYILMLNSQGKDLKVFVSFKVGASSMSVLRSIWQTYWLDKHWDSTEGVVNQLARSLSEMEDKFNDFMQLLEGGGWDTHQLSLKVPNNVLIDFC
- the LOC111780986 gene encoding protein root UVB sensitive 5 isoform X1, which gives rise to MSSAVQLSLPTCAFESSSLIHSGRLRSRRQIFCNQTDFRGGGNDEKNGVDCGRGHSQRRVILVEKYGNSAVKKYCLDDNLQLQTFLDEQTSSTSKGFEGSQFSETKLSWLPDVIKDFILPSGFPESVSDDYLQYMILQFPTNVTGWICHTLVTSSLLKAVGIGSFSGTTAAASAAAIRWVSKDGIGAVGRLFIGGRFGNLFDDDPKQWRMYADFIGSGGSIFDLATPLYPSYFLPLASLGNLTKAVARGLKDPSFRVIQSHFAISGNLGEIAAKEEVWEVVAQLLGLALGILILDTPGLVNSHSVLSLTWLSMRLLHLWFRYQSLAVLHFNTINLKRARILVRAHILHNKVPGTVDCNSQENILVWERFTRPSIIFGVSLEEMMGGDRSSSTVMKLLKLYANEKYILMLNSQGKDLKVFVSFKVGASSMSVLRSIWQTYWLDKHWDSTEGVVNQLARSLSEMEDKFNDFMQLLEGGGWDTHQLSLKVPNNVLIDFC